The segment gaagaactTTTTAAGAGAGATCTGGAGCATCGTGGCACGCTCGACAGTCGTAACACGGTCCTTCCTTTCAGGCAATCTTGTTAAATAGTGATATAAAGGCAGATTTTATCATAGCGACACAGTTTTCTGGCGCAGCGTTAGGAAGCGGATCTGTTACCAGAAAACTCATCGACTAGAACTTAGAAGAGCAAGTCAGACAGAGATATCTGATTAGTTGACGCTTCCGGCATGTCAAATCAATCGAGCTCTCCTGTAAGAGGAAACTTTGACtcaagctcatctccaGCTAGGGCTCCTAATGCAAATGTTCGCCAACCATCATCTCCCGCATTGTTTTATAACACTTCTTCCTCACAGCCGGACACTTACGAACGAGATAGTGCAAGGCAGCCTCGAAGAAATGTGCCTGCTGCCCAGGGGTCGTCACCGTTCTTCTATCCGTCATCCTATGATGATCGGTATTCCAGTCTGGGATCGCACAGAAGAGAACAAATAGCTGAACAAAGGACCACACCAGGAAGAAACCTGACTTCTGATTTAGGTAACGACCCAGCAGGGTCGCTCTCATCTACGTTTGGTGGTCGCCCAAGCAACCGCGTACACATGCGAAGAAATGATATTCATGCATCTGATCTGTCCTCACCGAGAAGAATCGTGGACTTGGACGTCCGTTCCGGGCTTCCAgcgtcttcatcttcagcactGCCTTCTGAAGCCACCGAGCCACTGAGAATTATTTGGGGTACCAACGTCAGTATTCAGGAATGTGCTAATGACTTCAGGAGCTTTTTGATGTCATTCAAATACAAGTATCGTAAAACATTGGATGACAGAGAGATTTTAATCAACTCTACTACGGATGAGGAATTGTATTACGTCAAGCAGTTGAACGAAATGCGAGAACTGGGCCTCTCTAATCTGAACTTAGATGCTAGGAACCTCTTGGCATACAAGCAGACTGAAGAACTATATTATCAGCTGCTAAATTACCCTCAGGAGGTTATATCGATCATGGATCAGACCATCAAAGATTGCATGGTGTCGCTAGTGGTTGACAATAACTTGGAGTACGATTTGGATGACATCGAGACAAGATTCTACAAGGTAAGGCCGTATAATGTTGAAACTGAAAGAGGAATGCGTGAACTGAATCCAAATGATCTTGATAAGCTTATCAGTCTCAAAGGTTTGGTTCTTAGAAGTACTCCCGTTATACCCGATATGAAAGTTGCGTTTTTCAAGTGCAACGTCTGTGATCACACCATGGCTGTAGAGATCGACCGAGGTGTGATTCAAGAGCCTGCAAGATGCGAGCGCGTTGATTGTAATGAACCAAACTCGATGTCTTTGGTGCACAATCGATGCTCCTACGCGGACAAGCAGGTTATCAAACTGCAGGAAACGCCGGATCTTGTTCCTGACGGTCAAACGCCGCATTCGGTATCGCTCTGCGTTTATGATGAGCTGGTAGATTCCTGTCGTGCTGGTGATCGAATTGAAGTGACAGGTACTTTTAGATCTGTTCCTATTAGGGCTAATCCCAGACAGCGTATCCTTAAATCTCTTTACAAAACTTACATTGATGTGGTGCACGTCAAGAAAGTCTCAGAAAAGAGGTTAGATATTGACACTTCAACAGTGGAGCAAGAACTATTGCAGAATAAGTTGAACCATAGCGATACAGAGGAGCTGAGAAGAATAACAGCTGAAGATATCGCTAAAATCAAAGAAGTGGCGAAAAGGGAGGATCTTTATGAGCTTTTGGCTAGATCGATTGCCCCCAGCATCTACGAATTGGATGATGTTAAAAAGGGTATACTGCTTCAACTCTTCGGCGGCGCAAATAAGAAATTCACAAAAGGTGGCAGATATAGAGGAGATATTAACATTCTGCTCTGCGGC is part of the Torulaspora globosa chromosome 7, complete sequence genome and harbors:
- the MCM4 gene encoding MCM DNA helicase complex subunit MCM4 (ancestral locus Anc_8.122), with the protein product MSNQSSSPVRGNFDSSSSPARAPNANVRQPSSPALFYNTSSSQPDTYERDSARQPRRNVPAAQGSSPFFYPSSYDDRYSSLGSHRREQIAEQRTTPGRNLTSDLGNDPAGSLSSTFGGRPSNRVHMRRNDIHASDLSSPRRIVDLDVRSGLPASSSSALPSEATEPLRIIWGTNVSIQECANDFRSFLMSFKYKYRKTLDDREILINSTTDEELYYVKQLNEMRELGLSNLNLDARNLLAYKQTEELYYQLLNYPQEVISIMDQTIKDCMVSLVVDNNLEYDLDDIETRFYKVRPYNVETERGMRELNPNDLDKLISLKGLVLRSTPVIPDMKVAFFKCNVCDHTMAVEIDRGVIQEPARCERVDCNEPNSMSLVHNRCSYADKQVIKLQETPDLVPDGQTPHSVSLCVYDELVDSCRAGDRIEVTGTFRSVPIRANPRQRILKSLYKTYIDVVHVKKVSEKRLDIDTSTVEQELLQNKLNHSDTEELRRITAEDIAKIKEVAKREDLYELLARSIAPSIYELDDVKKGILLQLFGGANKKFTKGGRYRGDINILLCGDPGTAKSQILQYVHKIAPRGVYTSGKGSSAVGLTAYVTRDVDTKQLVLESGALVLSDGGVCCIDEFDKMSDSTRSVLHEVMEQQTISIAKAGIITTLNARASILASANPIGSRYNPNLPVTANIDLPPPLLSRFDLVYLVLDKVDEGTDRELAEHLTSLYIEDKPQHVATDDVLAVEFLTAYINYAKENIHPGITEQAKTELVRAYVGMRKIGDDSRSDEKRITATTRQLESMIRLSEAHAKMRLSEQVEIQDVQEAVRLIRSAIKDYATDPKTGKIDMNLVQTGKSVIQRKLEEDLAREILRILTDHTSDSMSFNELNKQINEHSQDRVESSDISEALSRLQQEDKLIVLGEGVRRSIRLNVRV